A stretch of the Nicotiana tabacum cultivar K326 chromosome 6, ASM71507v2, whole genome shotgun sequence genome encodes the following:
- the LOC107794446 gene encoding peroxidase 40-like gives MASFYLASFCIMVLSFSITSASGNSVRNKTCIDDATIVLSFGLYQNSCPEAEAIIYSWVERAVSQDPRMAASLLRLHFHDCFVNGCDASLLLDDTPNFTGEKTAAPNLNSLRGFEVIDSIKADLELACPQTVSCADILAIAARDSVVMSGGWGWQVQMGRKDSLTASRKAANNNIPGPNSNVATLVSNFQNIGLSLQDMVTLSGAHTIGRARCSTFSSRLNGGSNSDMNLDFLQSLQQLCSVSDTNTTLANLDDMTPSTFDNQYYVNLLSGKGLLVSDQVLATGDGNTREIVQTYVDVPSAFFEDFKNSMLKMGSLAPPTGTTGEIRVNCRIVNQFNS, from the exons ATGGCTTCCTTCTACTTAGCTTCTTTCTGCATAATGGTACTGAGTTTTTCAATAACATCTGCTAGTGGAAATAGTGTTCGCAACAAAACATGCATTGATGATGCAACCATCGTATTAAGTTTTGGTTTGTACCAAAACAGCTGCCCAGAAGCTGAAGCTATCATATATTCATGGGTGGAAAGAGCAGTGTCTCAAGACCCCAGAATGGCTGCTTCTTTGCTTCGTCTTCATTTCCACGACTGCTTCGTTAAT GGATGTGATGCATCATTACTGCTGGACGATACCCCTAATTTTACTGGAGAGAAAACAGCTGCCCCAAACTTGAACTCATTGAGGGGTTTTGAAGTGATTGATTCCATCAAAGCTGATTTAGAATTGGCTTGTCCCCAGACTGTATCTTGTGCTGATATTCTTGCTATTGCTGCTAGAGATTCTGTTGTTATG TCAGGTGGTTGGGGGTGGCAAGTGCAAATGGGGAGAAAGGATAGCTTAACAGCTAGCAGAAAAGCAGCAAATAACAACATTCCTGGACCAAACTCTAATGTTGCCACCCTTGTTTCCAACTTTCAAAACATTGGTCTTTCTCTTCAAGATATGGTCACTCTCTCTG GTGCACATACAATTGGAAGGGCTAGATGTTCAACATTTAGTTCCAGGCTAAATGGGGGTAGCAATTCAGACATGAACTTGGATTTCTTGCAGTCACTGCAGCAACTGTGCTCAGTTTCTGATACAAACACAACACTAGCAAATCTTGATGACATGACACCATCAACGTTCGACAATCAGTACTACGTTAACCTTCTCTCAGGAAAAGGGTTGCTTGTTTCAGACCAGGTCTTAGCAACTGGGGATGGCAATACTAGAGAAATAGTGCAAACTTATGTGGATGTTCCATCTGCTTTTTTTGAGGATTTCAAAAACTCCATGCTCAAAATGGGAAGCTTGGCACCACCAACTGGAACAACTGGTGAAATCCGTGTTAACTGTAGGATTGTTAATCAATTTAATTCTTAA